The sequence below is a genomic window from Trichoplusia ni isolate ovarian cell line Hi5 unplaced genomic scaffold, tn1 tig00001994, whole genome shotgun sequence.
TATAAAACTTTAGTGCAAAATAGTGACAGTGAATGTTATACGTTAAAAttcctactattattataaattagaaagttactctgtctgtctgttacgctttcacgtctaaaccactgaactgattttaatgcaatttggtacagagatagagaaagaccttgagaaagaacatagcagagtttttatcccagactttTGAAGATATGTCTGGAAACGCGGTATAACCGATAAcggcgcgggcgaagccgcgggcgaaaagctagtaatctaaaaaaaaactagcgaCCCCctcggcttcgcacgggagcaatgctaatatacaatacagaatttctttaacgttctttattttgataagcttTGATACCATCGATCGTTATGAAACAAATTTAGAATAAGCGTTTGAAAGAAATCTTGAGTACCTATGTGCCACAGtagacgtatttattttgataaggatgaagtaccatctcaacaaaaacagtttcgcaaaaatgttttgttttggaatgcAATTAATAGCCAAAAGAATGCTTAGTGTGAGTCAATCTTAAAAGTTAGACAGATGATGTCTGAGACTTTTTgaagatctttttatggtgtagaatattgtagaacattattttgatgtagctcGTGGGATTAacccagcgtttgcaatgaaagtataacataaaattattacaaaaagtgGTTATTTTGAGTGAACTTTAAAAGATAGAGATATGCATGtctatatgtatgtttatctataatatatatgtatttagaaatatataagtaagtgtATCAGTTGtatggttaccataacacaagctctgcttagcttgggatcagataaccgtgtgtgagttgtcctaGGACATATtgttactatattattatatgccCTCGCGGACTTATTTGTAggtctttttatggtgtacaatattgtagaacattattttgatgtatctcgtgcggttaagccagcgtttgcaatgaaagcataaaaaatagtaaatacatttgaaatcgctaaaattgactatgttcctgtacgaaaatatgcatagattaCCTATACTTAAAAATCCGTCGAGttgtttcaaagatttaagtggtCAAGGGggaatagggacagaaaaagcgcttCTGTTATATAGTATGTAGTGATGTACATATATGTCACCGGCCAAACCCGATTTCAGGATAAACTAGTTTTGCCTAGGCTAAACTAGTTCTTCCTATACGCGATAGGATTACAACTAATTTGTCCTAAGCCCAATAGGATAGAACAGTCTTTCGtaacttacatattattatgtccaCAATAAACATACTTTGACTTTGGAGTAAAATCCTTTGCTTTGCCTCGATTGTTATTTTCAACAGAAATTCATCATCTTAAAACAATTGTCTAGCTTTACCAGTTCAATAAAAATCTAGTGGACAGTGTACAAACGGACAGACTGAGAAACTTCAAACTTCTTGGCGAAAACCTTCTCCTCCAACGCGTTGGCCATCGTCGCTGCAGCGCGCTATCAATAATTACTTATTGTGCTACGATCTGGTGTTAAAACTATAATGTCtcattaaatctaatatataaaattcccgtgtcacgatgttagttaccgtactcctccgaagcGGTTCGagcgattcttatgaaattttgtatacataattgggtaggactgagaatagaacaacatctatttttcatacccctaagtgataagggttgattacgctaaaaaaatatgttttgttttttgggcgaaattgtttgtttttattttttatataatgtggcactaaaatacatagaactagaaaaaaaaatcggcaaaacaacgtttgctgggtcagctagtattttatataattaaatggtCAGAGGCAACTTGCTTCTAAAGTGAGTACTTGTAACGATGAAcatattgtaagtatttattttgattattacaATGTTTACAAAAGCACTCTCGTAAATAaaagttcatttaaattatttatctataaaacgCAATTGAATCTGTTAGGTAGTTTTAAGGATTTAAGAATACAAATATGTGGtgaatttagaataaaataaaagaaaacttaaatttctgaaacaaaagcTGAGACCTGGACACGGTGAGCCCatgtgggaattgaacccacgacctccgtgTAAACACGTTGCTCTCTCCCTCTGAGCTAATGGGCCATGGAAACTATATTTCAAATTACTGACCGTAAGGCGGAAAAATCGATAAATGCGGGAGGACGCGCGGGGCAGGGAAGGCGGGAAACCGTTGTGTATCTGAATACAAACCCGGGTAGGTTTGCAAGCCACCGACATAGGCAAAGTGTAATGTTTAGTAAATAGTCCGATCATTATACTTCAATGCTTCagatattaacttaaaaaatttaaaaactcagtttaaaaacaaaacgcgaGCAAAAACCAATGTTAAACAACCTCAATgggaaatttaaatgaaaaccacTGATGTAGGTATATCagttgtttattatatttaatatttattttcattaaaaagtttgtttatctGTTCAAGATTCTAAGCAAATAGAATTTACaatgaaaacttgaaaaattTCAGTAAAAGGTTCGTAACAGCGACCTCTGTGAAACGAGGAAGAGAACTCCAAAGGCTGTGTGTGACACCTAGTGCCTCACTCTATTGGAGTATTAGATGGCGTTTTAATGACCTAAGACATGGCAACAATGACTTAAATAACTAAAGCTaccgtattttttaaataaccaaaagGCAGAACTACTTTCAAAGTTTGTTTCTATTAAATTGGATAGCTAGCTCTCGTTAtacaattacttattatttcaaaaaaacacATACACTTTGCTTGACTGTGACATCGAAACCTTCAACCTATGtacttcataataataatagacaACAAGGTTTCCGATTCTTTAGTTTTGTGGAGAATAGCTCCCCGCGTCTATCTTTTACAGCTCAGTACGCGTAACTTGTAGCAACATATTCTGTCGCTCCTTCTTCACTGAATAGTCTAGATAGCTTAGTGATAAAGCAACATATTGAGGAATATGAACTCACCACCCTCCTGCAGTATCCGTAGGGGCTAACTTTAAACATTGATAAAACAGTTTTCGTAGCCCACCACACAAGACTTGTGCTACGAGTGCTACGCCAGACTTGTAGACGTTCGCTGTAGACACTTGGTTCTGAGCTACGGAtaacttttcaaattaatacGAATCTACTTAACTATAATCAAATCTTATTGAATAACACCTGAAGCCTGATAATGATGAGATGCCTCATCTTAGTACTGGCATCAATTAGAAAATTTACAGATTTGATAGTACCGATAAAGTAAGGCGATTCAGACCAGTTTCTTAAAATCACGTCTCAATTAAGCAAAGAATAAGGTAACTTGTTTTCTGAGCTAATAATGTGTGAAATAGTTCCCCTGAATCACGGGAAAAACTTTTACTCAAATTAAGGCCTAGGGAAACAAATCATAACTagatcaaaaatgaaaaatctattaagaaaaaacaacggatcatttttgtatttattaaaacacttttttgtatttacaaaaactattacaaaaggtaatatacatataactgTTGACATATAACCATTggaaaatgaattataataaaattaatccctTCGCGTACGACGCATCGCAAGtccattatttacttatttcgCCAAAAGCATGAGCTTTAACAGAAAACCGTCAAATTTATGGAGATGACAGACCAAACTCATATGACTAACGGAGACAAAATGTCAATTCAATACATTAAGTGTCTTCTATTGACGGTGTCACTTGGCTAGAGGCTGACACCTTCAGCCTCCAAGCAAGTACCACAGTAGTTAGTTCATAGAGGCACGGGGTTAGTGACCAAACATCGGATATTGAAGGCTTCCATTGCCTCGTATAAAAAGGGAATCAAGTGCAAAACTTCAAAGTGATCTGAATTAacacaaacaagaaaatattactcGTTCATATCATTTTTAATCTGAACCTTTTGACACTTACCAGAATTTCACTAATAATTCTCGTACATTATGAAACCCAAtccttaaacattaaaataaaacagaggtAAAGACAAACAAAGgcatttacatattataattatggaatTTACTATTATATGAAAATACACGTAAAGTCCTAATATTCCTATAGATCAATTTCGCTAGCAAAGTGTAAAAAGGCGCACATGtcaatattaataagaataCAGTTTCGCTTAGTTTAATTTTCTACATAGTATACATGTGAATATGTTTCtcgcattattattattattataatcagcAATGAgtatacttaaattatacaattagacaaagtacaaaaatatcTGCAACAATCGTCCCGCATTTGGACAAGTTTACTGAAAACATTTGTTCTTATGGAATCACACCCTCACACTCATCAATACAAATGGCCTCTTCCGCCTCTTCCACTTCTGCTGTGGGCCACAAAGTTGAAAAGTCGAAATCAGAGGACAATAAGTTGGGAAAGAAATCGTCATAAAGTGGTTTTCTTTTGTAGGCTAAGTACTTATCGGCATCAAACGGTAAAAAACGTTAAGTTCCCTAGCTAGCTACGTTATACGATGGAATAGATACGTGTGAGTGTGTCTGTCGCGCTCCTAGTTGAGCATGGTGTGGCGGTCGTAGATGTTGCGGCGCTGCTCGCGCACCTGCCGCTTCCACTTGTCCTGCTGGTGTGTGACGCGGTTGAGCACGTTGCCGCGCGCGCCCAGCTGCTGCGACGGCCCGCCCAGGCTGCCCTCGTCCTGCGACAACACCGCGGTTAGCCCACGCCCAGAGGCCACACCAGGTGGGAAACACTGCGTGCGACAACATCCATAGCTATGCTCATTGCCGTGGGAAGGCGCGAAATAATGACAGCTCGCAAAACTACTAACTAACATAATTTAGAAAAGGACAGAAGCTCAGTAAAATACTTTCCAATCCCATACTCGCGAGATAACCGTTACAGCAACATCATTATTTCGCATCCCACTTTGCATAGGTGATTTCACGTCTTCAAAAGAAAtgtgtttcaaaaagtacgatCTTTAAGCATACGGTCCTCTCTTAGTTTTAACGGAACTAATATGGCGGCTTCCATAAAGgacttataaaacaaacactAGTTATTGGGTACCGATCCAGCCGGCGGCAGCTTACAGCTACGTTTCCGTCTCCAGTTTCTGAAAAGAGGTTGGATGCTTACTTCTTCATTGGTGTGCTCCTGGTAGGAGGCCTTGGCGCGCTTGTTTATGAGCGGATCCAAGCAGATCAGGAATCCCATGTACACCACCAGCAGCATAATCACCCAGATCACGATGATCACTACCACCTGGAAGGTTTGTTTGggacaaacaattattttagctTTGAACTCAGCACCTCAACAGCATGAAAGTGCAGAAATGAAGAGATGAAAATTCGAATGAATCCTTGAATTTATCATTTGCCGATGACGACGTcataatgtgtttatatttaagaatgtgGTGGCTTTTGGCATTGCGAACGTTTGGAGGGATTCACattatgatttttatgtttcataggttactattgtatttaaaaaacggGGATTTCTGGGGTTATATGAAAATAGATGTAAGATGGCCACCGGTACTaaatgaaaattacatattgatTACATAACTTCTTAAATATGGTAACTAAATGATAGGTCTGTACTAGTAGAATACTAAAGGATTACGAAGGAGTCTTTGCAAGGCATGACTGTGTCTGTCCTGCGCACCTTTAAATTCGTGGCGCAACACAAAGCATATATGTCTGTGTGACGCAAACAtgaagttacattttttttttacattacaaacAACGCGACTCTAATAATTATTGGTCTACTCCAGCTACACTAGGTATACAAcgtgttattaaatgatgtaacggtttactcacgcgtatttatcggggtagcccgactagtttcggacccacccggagaccttaatcatgagcagacgcggcgggatcgcgagtcgaaccgttacatcatttaataatgaatcattctcacgacagttactatcaaaatatacaaCGTGTGTTCAAAAAACAAGGtgactttgtatttttaagaaaaaatatttatttatttaccaatatTTAGTTGTTCCCTTCAAAGTTATCCCTCTCAGATACAATACACTTATGCCAACGGTTTTTCCAATCCTCAAAGCACTTCTCATAAGCACTTTTCGGTATAGCCTTGACCTCTTCCAGCGAGGCAGTCTATATCTCTTCAATCGTTCCAAAACTCCGtactttcataatataataataatataatatatcctgggacaactcacacacggttatctgatcccaagctaagcagagcttgtgatATGggaaccagacaactgataaacttactaatatatttctaaatacatacatattatagataaattacacccagacaccagaacaaatgatcatgctcatcacacaacatttgtcctcggcgggaatcgaacccacgacctccggtatagcagtcagggtcactaaccactagaccaacaggcccgtcaaactAGGTCTCTTTAGGAACAGGAAAAAGTCACCTGGGCCAAATCCGGTGAGAATGATGGCTGAGGCATAATAATGCTGTTGTTTTTGGCCAAAAAAGCTCTCACAAGCAAAGACCAGTGAGCAGGGGCTTTTGGTCAAAATTTAGCAATTTCGGAACAAACATCGCTGAAACACGTCTCATGTCCAAAACGTTAGTAAAATTTCATGGCACGAGCCAAGCGATATACCAACATCCTAAGCAACTTTTCTGATAGTGATACGACGATTAtccaaaacaattttcttcaCTGCTTGAACGTTTTCCCCGGTTGTTGACGTGCTTGCCCGGCCATGTTGGAAGAGTTTATACCAATTGTAAACATTGTTCTTACTCAGAACAGTCTCGCCCTATGCCACTGTCAACATTTCAAGTGTTTCGGAgcacgttattttatttttcccacaAAAATTGATGAAGTCATATTTTTGGATAGCAAGTAATCGCCGATAACAACCCAAAAAAAATGCTATACACTTGAAATTTGGTTCAGATTTTTGGGAAGAGTGTACCAACATAACAAATCAAAGAAATCGATAATCGAAAGTACGTTGCCCGCGAAATTTGAAAAGTCACCTTACTTTTTGAACAAACCTCGTAGGCTTTTGTTCGGCGCCGCTCGCGGTGGTGCAGACTTCGGAATGTTTTGTtccataataattaaacattctcTATCTTAAAATAGCATTGAAAATTGCCTGATGTAGACTGCTCAATAACTTACTTTTATGATGGTTGTATTTCTGTTTTCATACTTGCACTCACAGCGGGGACAGAACTCTTGCTCCCGACCTTTGATCTGGTCAGCCACACGCGGAAGGATCACATTCTCGCAATTGctgcagaaaataaaaaaaatagacattacaaaaaaagacTTCCATATGTCTTAAGATCAGGCTCTTTGGCACAAGCAGATGTTTAAATCAGTCGCATTTCTTGCTTTTTTAGTTGCagtaaatgcaaaaataaagtttaattttaatattcaaattacctATATAACAAATTCCTTCATactgtaagttttttttaagatacgaAATTTCTCCATAACTGTTAACGTTAATAAACCTTTACATTGCTACTTTAAATATTGGATGAATTTTGAGCAAGAGCACTGCACAGCCAAGATAAGAATATGATTGTAAGTCGCTATGTTGCTTAGCAGGACAAACGGTTACAAAATAAGTATTGGTTGCCTTGCAAGAGTCGCAGAGCCAAAAAACTATTCGCAAAAGCCATTTAAAACAGGTGAAGGAGGACAAACATTGGATAGAATGTAAGAATATATAACACATAAACAGACCAAGTAGAGTTGTGGGTAGGCAAGCTAGCTGGAAGCTCTTCCCACTTCCCACCTTCTTAGTCTTCTAtctgctgggcataggctttTTTTTTGTGCCATTTTCTACAGTCCTGTGCTAACCTCGACCAGAAATGATCCAAGACTTAAACTATGTCATTCACCCAGGAGGTATGATCATCCAAGAGCAAGATTAGTccacaaaattattacaatctCAGGCTCTAAGTTACTTAATATTACCATTTGTTTGGAGGGACATTGGCAGACTTCATGAAAGGACTTCGGTCGGCGCCCGATGTGTTGTTGAGCACCGCCGCCGGACTCGGGCACACACATTTGCAGCGGTTGTCCTCATATGAATgaccctgaaaaaaaaaacaaatgccaatACTAGCAGTTTGCTGTTATCTGATAAGGTAATGGTCAAAACATAAAACCCGCCGGAGCAAAAAGGTGCAAAGGATTATAATATGGGAcgttttattgaaaaaagttGCATATGCATTTGAATACCTGACTTATGCTGATTTATTGAGATATAAAGCAAATAACCCGGAAAATCAACCAACGACTATGCCCCACGGTTTTTCTTGCGTAATTCCCTTTCTTCTACATTTATAGATATGAAACATCTTTGTTTCCTTTCAATATACCAATATGTGTAATTGTGTACTGTTTCAATGTACTTACCGATACTAACGCAGCGCATGAAGCTGCGAAAATCAGCAACACTAACTGGAAATCCATTTTAAGGTAGTTTGGAAATACGGAGacacatttaattatcaaaaacaGCAGCTAtataattgtaacaaaaacaatcaacttttttttttttttttttttttgttttatggcaatctgctgttctttacaacaatttctgCCAGCGTCGTGTAGTGATTGCACATGGGTATCTAAAAGGCATTAACTAAAACCGTttccttcaatattttgttggcTACCTGGAACAACACAAATATAGGTGTTagtgaataataatacttattatatagaTTATGTACACACATAAACACTACATATAACATACTTATaaccttattttgttaattattataaatttaataaatgcacaTATAATTTGGGGATTAGGAAAAAAGGAAAGGAGATGACGGACATTAACTGGGTGCtgaatttgtaaattacttatGACTTGATCCATATTAAAGCCGTTGTTACGGGGGCAGTTGAGGAAAATGTGATCTAGGGAGCCCTCCTCTAGACCACACTCGCAAAGGGGGTTGTCACGGACTCGAATTTTGTGAAGGAAGATTGGAGTACAGCAATGACCAATGCGGATACGGCATATTACTGACGTAACCCACTTTGggacctttttgaatttatagaacCAAGGTTTGGAGGGGATAGAGGGTTGTATTGCTGCGAAAGCTCCACCCTTGGTCTTACTGGACTCGGCCCAGTAAGACTGCCAGGTTTTGAAGAGGTCTACTTTGGCCTTATGGATCAAGTCATAGGTTTCGACTCGATAATGCGACTTGTCGGCTAAGCTGCTGGAGACAGCTGCTTTAGCAGCTGTATCCGCACACTCATTTCCTGCGATGCCCATGTGGCCTGGTATCCATACAAGTATCACCTCTATATCCTTACTGGAGAGAagatgcaaaataattttaatttgaatgatgaCTGGACTACGAAGTTTATCCTTTAAAGAATTTTTGGTAATTGCTTCCAGGGCACTTCTGGAGTCAGAGAAAATAACTGCCTTTGTGATATTACTGTGGGAAGAGATATATGAGCATGCCTCTAGGATGCCAATACACTCTCCAGTGAACACAGACGTCTCTGGAGGGCATTGGAATTGGAGAAATGTTTGATACTTTGAAATATAGACGGCAACACCGGTTTTGCCATCTGGGCTAAATTTTGCAGCGTCTGTAAAGAACCAAAAATGTTCCGGCCACTTATTATTAGCGAACTGGGAGAAGCAAACGTTCGCTTGGATGGTTTCTTTACTGAGACCAATGTAGGGGATGAAATTCGGGACAAAATGTATGACGTTGTATGGGGAGGCAAAAACAGGTAATTTACTACACTGGCGAATTGGGGCACACTCTCCAACCATACGAATTTTCCGAAAGGAGTTTAAGACTAATGGGGGGACTTTATGCCTCCAATATGGGCACTGTCtaaacaaattatccaaaatggaCAGTCGCGGCAATATCTTGTGGTTGGAATTAAAGAAtatcttgtaaacaaatttgTCAGCAAGGTATTGCCTGCGTAGGAGAAGAGGAGGGTCGCCACTCTCAACCTGCAACGCGTTAATCGGTGTAGACCTCATACAACCCAATACAATGCGGAGGGCCTTGGACTGGACGATGTCTAGCTTGGCCAGTGCAACTTTGCTGCACGGTTCCAGCCAAAAACTAGCATAGTCCAACAGGCTCCTTATTGtggcattgtaaatgagttttaatgtgAACGGATGAGCGCCCCACCAAACGCCTGCAAGAGCACGCAACAAATTAAGCTTCTTCTCACATTTGTTAACGACATAGCCAACATGGGAGGCACCAGATAATTTAGAATCCAGGATGACACCAGGAATTTCACGCGATCCTCTAAGTTAATAGGGGAGCCTTCAATTTCAAGGTGAACATCCGGGATAACTCTTTTCCGAGTAAAGATAACCACTGAGCTTTTAGAGGCAGACAAAGTGAGACCGTGAGAAATAAGCCAGTGGTTTAAGGAGTCGAGAGATACCTGCATGGACACCGAAGCCTGTTCTATCGACGCTTTCGGTAGATAAAGACAAAGGTCGTCCGCATACTGCAGGATTCGGCAGTCACTATTGAGGGATCTATGGAGGTCAgaagtataaatattgtatagaaGAGGACTAAGGACCGAACCTTGAGGGAGACCTCTCCAAAGGGTTCTAGATTCTGAATCTACACCGGGAATGTGGAGCTTGACATAACGTTCCAAGAACAAGTTACAAATGCATTGTCGCATCTTAGCCGGGATACTCAGCTGTCGTAATTTACTACTGAGCACGGAAAGAAGAACATTGTCATATGCAGCTGAAATGTCAAGGAAGACCGCCAAAACGGACTCGTTTTTGGAAAATGCGATCCGCGTATCCGTGACAAGAACGCCAATGTTATCCATGGTGCTGACTGCCTTTCGGAATCCAAATTGAGACTCGGCTAGAAGATTGCGGCTCTCCACAAACCACTCTAGCCGATTTTTGATGAGGTGCTCCAAGATTTTGCCAATGACGGGTGAGAGAGCAATCGGACGGTAATGACTAACGCTGTCGGGAGTTTTTCCTGGCTTCAGGATCGGGATGATAAGCTGGGTTTTCCAGCTTTCTGGGATATGGGACAGAGTGAAGCAGGAGTTTATTAGGGATAGGAGGTACT
It includes:
- the LOC113507413 gene encoding uncharacterized protein CG1161-like, which produces MDFQLVLLIFAASCAALVSGHSYEDNRCKCVCPSPAAVLNNTSGADRSPFMKSANVPPNKCNCENVILPRVADQIKGREQEFCPRCECKYENRNTTIIKVVVIIVIWVIMLLVVYMGFLICLDPLINKRAKASYQEHTNEEDEGSLGGPSQQLGARGNVLNRVTHQQDKWKRQVREQRRNIYDRHTMLN